The Flammeovirgaceae bacterium genome contains a region encoding:
- a CDS encoding nodulation protein NfeD, with the protein MLILLLGLASAVNAQKTKVMLMEIKSEIDPRTRRYVDLALTNAETIKADIVIIEMDTYGGILTDAKEIVDRIMAFKKPIWVFINSDAASAGALISIACDSIYMAPGASIGAATVVSATGEKAPDKYQSYMRSIMRSTAEEKGRNPRIAEGMVDEDLVIDSVKKEGEIITFSTSEAIQHGFCEAKVESVEEILKRNKVENYELVTFELSGTETIIAFFLNPFISGLLILIIIGGIYFELQTPGVGFPLFAAIVALVLYLVPYYLNGLAENWEIIALFSGIALIAVEIFVLPGFGIAGVAGITLTVGSLILIMVNNDAFDFEFVPANEILYAVAAAFGGILGGIIVLFVGGARLSNTRLFKRIALVQTQDSAEGYMVKPATESMKGKKGSAYTVLRPAGKVMIDGQLYDAYTRGEFLEKGDPIEVLDDETTSLRVKKVS; encoded by the coding sequence ATGCTCATTTTATTGCTGGGTCTTGCCTCTGCCGTTAATGCCCAGAAAACAAAAGTAATGCTGATGGAGATCAAGAGCGAGATTGATCCGCGCACAAGGCGCTACGTTGACCTTGCCCTGACCAACGCAGAAACCATTAAAGCCGATATTGTGATAATTGAAATGGATACCTATGGCGGTATATTAACCGATGCCAAAGAGATTGTGGACCGCATTATGGCCTTTAAAAAACCAATATGGGTATTCATCAATTCGGATGCCGCCTCGGCCGGTGCATTAATTTCCATTGCCTGCGACAGCATTTACATGGCGCCCGGTGCCAGCATCGGGGCAGCCACTGTGGTAAGCGCCACCGGTGAAAAGGCACCAGACAAGTACCAGTCATACATGCGCTCCATCATGCGCTCCACTGCCGAAGAAAAAGGGCGCAACCCGCGCATAGCCGAAGGCATGGTGGATGAAGATCTTGTAATTGACAGTGTAAAGAAAGAAGGCGAGATTATTACCTTCTCCACATCAGAGGCCATTCAGCACGGCTTTTGTGAAGCCAAAGTGGAATCGGTTGAAGAAATTTTAAAACGGAATAAGGTTGAAAACTACGAACTGGTAACATTTGAGCTGAGCGGAACAGAAACCATCATTGCCTTTTTTCTGAATCCGTTTATCAGCGGTTTGCTCATACTCATCATTATAGGAGGCATTTACTTTGAACTGCAAACACCGGGTGTGGGCTTCCCGCTGTTTGCAGCCATTGTAGCGCTGGTGCTTTATCTGGTTCCTTACTACCTGAACGGCCTGGCCGAAAACTGGGAAATTATTGCACTCTTTTCAGGGATAGCCCTGATTGCCGTTGAGATTTTTGTGTTGCCCGGTTTTGGCATTGCCGGTGTTGCCGGTATTACGCTTACAGTTGGTTCGCTCATTCTGATAATGGTAAATAACGATGCCTTTGATTTTGAATTTGTTCCGGCCAACGAAATCCTCTATGCCGTTGCCGCAGCCTTTGGCGGTATACTCGGTGGTATTATCGTGTTATTTGTTGGCGGAGCCCGTCTTTCCAATACACGCTTATTCAAGCGGATTGCGTTGGTGCAAACACAGGATAGCGCAGAAGGATATATGGTAAAACCCGCTACCGAATCGATGAAAGGTAAAAAAGGATCAGCCTATACGGTGCTGCGTCCGGCAGGTAAAGTAATGATTGACGGGCAGCTTTATGATGCGTACACCCGCGGTGAGTTTTTGGAAAAAGGCGACCCCATTGAAGTACTTGATGATGAGACGACCTCACTTCGGGTTAAAAAAGTTTCATGA
- a CDS encoding LysM peptidoglycan-binding domain-containing protein — MIKLLIFTGLAFYGTEVQPDSVGTEVINGKIFIIHRVDEKETLYGISRRYGVTVSQILEYNPTADAGLEVGQILKVPYVPRSKPQPAQGNIHKVAEKETLFSISRMYNVTVDELKQWNNLADNALAVGQELVIKKSESLVTTQPMPAPPPVKSVQSMHTVASKETLFSIARQYGVSVQQLKEWNGLTTEELKIGQQLLVAQPVYNKEQPVVATVTERPVTETPQKEVTASVVDFGKPVIISEPVRSSNEIVESGLAELIEGTEANRKYLALHRTAPVGTILKVRNEMNGREVFVRVIGKLPDTALTDKLVIRISKSAYDRLGAIDPRFRVEVTFYK, encoded by the coding sequence ATGATTAAACTTTTGATTTTTACCGGCCTGGCATTTTATGGCACCGAAGTGCAACCCGACTCGGTTGGGACGGAAGTCATTAACGGAAAGATTTTCATCATCCACCGGGTTGACGAAAAAGAAACACTTTACGGAATATCAAGGCGCTATGGGGTAACGGTTAGCCAGATACTGGAGTACAATCCGACAGCCGATGCCGGCCTTGAAGTGGGGCAGATTTTAAAAGTGCCCTATGTGCCAAGAAGCAAACCACAGCCGGCCCAGGGCAACATCCACAAGGTAGCCGAAAAGGAAACCCTGTTTTCAATTTCACGAATGTACAACGTAACCGTTGATGAGCTTAAGCAATGGAATAACCTCGCGGATAATGCGCTTGCCGTAGGACAGGAATTGGTTATAAAAAAGAGTGAATCACTGGTAACAACACAACCCATGCCCGCTCCGCCCCCGGTCAAATCAGTTCAATCCATGCACACGGTGGCTTCAAAAGAAACGCTGTTTTCTATCGCCCGGCAGTATGGTGTTTCCGTTCAGCAACTGAAGGAATGGAACGGCTTAACTACCGAAGAGTTGAAAATCGGTCAGCAGCTTTTGGTGGCGCAGCCGGTATATAATAAAGAGCAACCGGTGGTTGCCACAGTAACTGAACGGCCTGTTACCGAAACTCCGCAGAAAGAAGTTACCGCCTCCGTTGTTGATTTCGGCAAGCCGGTAATCATATCGGAGCCGGTGCGTAGCAGCAACGAAATTGTTGAGTCGGGTCTGGCCGAACTGATTGAGGGCACCGAAGCCAACCGCAAGTATCTGGCGCTGCATCGCACCGCCCCGGTGGGTACAATCCTTAAAGTGCGCAACGAAATGAACGGCCGCGAGGTGTTTGTGCGGGTTATCGGCAAACTTCCGGATACGGCACTGACGGACAAACTGGTTATCCGGATTTCCAAATCGGCCTACGACCGGCTGGGAGCAATTGACCCGCGGTTTCGGGTTGAAGTTACTTTCTATAAGTGA
- a CDS encoding OmpA family protein, with amino-acid sequence MKSALVIIAQLFVLKIGLTQNLVPNPGFEELVLCPNSYSTDRRDFNPPGWNSPTRGTPDLFHACSWGEADVPYNWAGSSNAHSGKGYAGIYVWSHSHKDVNYREYIQCELAEPLKAGRLYRLEFYFKLASNSVYTINRIGLALVPKAVNLSHDQVLEIPPVLSVEKDSAITVTTGLWEQASMDYKAVGGEQFLIIGNFFDNQSTKAMRLPHRIGKNHMLTNSAYYYIDDVSVVSLEPDPVPDTVAITGFDAQAVELNRVYILQNIQFEFDSYVLMRSSFAELDKVVSYLNAHKDVSVRLSGHTDFIGSDEYNLKLSRERSRSVADYLISKGISPTRITTYGFGKSKPLRTEMTDEARSINRRVEIRFVN; translated from the coding sequence GTGAAGAGCGCACTCGTAATTATTGCACAGCTTTTTGTGCTGAAAATTGGTTTGACTCAAAATCTTGTTCCTAATCCTGGTTTTGAAGAATTAGTTCTTTGCCCGAACAGCTACAGTACCGATCGCAGGGATTTTAATCCGCCCGGTTGGAATTCGCCTACCCGCGGAACGCCCGATCTGTTTCATGCCTGCAGTTGGGGCGAAGCTGATGTACCTTACAATTGGGCCGGGTCATCCAATGCACACTCCGGTAAAGGGTATGCCGGTATTTACGTGTGGTCGCACAGTCATAAAGATGTTAATTACCGCGAATACATTCAATGCGAATTAGCCGAACCGCTTAAGGCCGGCCGATTGTACCGGTTGGAATTTTATTTTAAGCTGGCGTCAAACTCGGTTTACACCATAAATCGTATTGGGCTTGCTCTTGTACCGAAAGCCGTTAACCTCAGCCATGATCAGGTACTGGAAATACCTCCTGTATTGTCGGTTGAAAAGGATTCGGCCATCACGGTAACAACCGGATTGTGGGAACAAGCTTCAATGGATTATAAAGCTGTTGGAGGAGAGCAGTTTCTGATTATTGGTAATTTTTTTGATAACCAATCAACCAAAGCCATGCGGCTTCCGCACCGCATTGGTAAGAATCACATGCTTACCAACAGCGCCTATTATTACATTGATGATGTTTCGGTTGTTTCACTTGAACCTGATCCGGTACCCGACACAGTTGCCATAACCGGATTTGATGCACAGGCAGTTGAGCTAAACCGGGTTTATATTTTGCAAAACATTCAGTTTGAGTTTGACAGTTATGTGTTGATGCGCTCGTCTTTTGCGGAATTGGATAAGGTGGTAAGCTATCTTAATGCCCATAAAGATGTGTCGGTGCGTCTTTCCGGTCATACTGATTTTATCGGTTCGGATGAGTACAACCTGAAGCTTTCGCGTGAACGGTCACGCAGCGTGGCCGATTACCTGATTTCAAAAGGCATTAGCCCAACCAGGATAACCACCTATGGTTTTGGAAAATCGAAGCCGTTACGAACTGAGATGACCGATGAAGCACGCAGTATAAACAGGCGCGTAGAGATACGATTTGTTAACTGA
- a CDS encoding alkane 1-monooxygenase, producing MAKKIGFFTAFIIPALVIAGFYLDGYWNYLAIVFAFIIIPVIDQASGLDTTNVEPQRVKVVSEEFFYRFVTYLWTFIQLAFILWGFYAVTSGKINTLPEWIGFTISFALVTGGIGITVAHELGHKKSRLERFYSKLLLMTVCYMHFYIEHNQGHHVLVATPHDPATARKNENFYAFWFRSVFLGYAHAWQLELARLNRKNLPVLHPKNQMIWFALLPVLFCLVFTLLASYLLKRPAIELPAFFFAQSILAFTLLELVNYVEHYGIERKEIAPGRYERVNPLHSWNASHLISNFFLFQLQRHSDHHANAIKRYQVLNHYDESPQLPFGYPTMILIALLPPLWFSMMNKRLESWQQAAVPSIS from the coding sequence ATGGCAAAAAAAATCGGCTTTTTTACCGCCTTCATCATCCCCGCGCTGGTTATTGCAGGCTTTTACCTGGATGGCTACTGGAATTACCTGGCCATTGTTTTCGCTTTTATTATTATACCTGTAATTGATCAGGCCAGCGGATTGGATACAACGAATGTTGAACCACAGCGGGTAAAGGTTGTGAGCGAAGAATTTTTTTACCGGTTCGTTACATATTTATGGACGTTCATTCAATTGGCATTCATACTATGGGGATTTTACGCAGTGACGTCCGGAAAAATCAATACCCTGCCGGAGTGGATAGGCTTCACCATCAGCTTTGCGCTGGTTACCGGGGGCATTGGCATAACGGTGGCGCACGAATTGGGGCACAAGAAGAGCCGTCTTGAGCGCTTTTACAGCAAGTTATTGCTGATGACCGTGTGTTACATGCACTTCTATATTGAACATAACCAGGGCCATCATGTACTGGTGGCCACCCCGCACGATCCGGCAACGGCACGCAAGAATGAAAACTTTTACGCCTTCTGGTTCCGCTCGGTATTTTTAGGTTATGCGCACGCCTGGCAACTGGAGTTAGCCCGGCTTAACCGGAAGAACCTTCCTGTCCTTCACCCCAAAAACCAGATGATTTGGTTTGCCTTGCTGCCGGTGCTCTTTTGCCTGGTTTTCACCCTGCTGGCCAGCTACCTGCTTAAGCGACCGGCCATTGAACTACCGGCCTTCTTTTTTGCGCAAAGCATTCTGGCCTTTACCCTGCTCGAACTGGTAAATTACGTTGAGCATTACGGCATTGAACGAAAAGAAATAGCACCTGGCCGCTACGAGCGGGTTAACCCGCTTCACTCGTGGAATGCCAGCCACCTTATCAGCAATTTCTTTTTATTTCAGCTTCAGCGCCATTCCGATCACCACGCCAACGCCATCAAGCGCTATCAGGTGCTTAACCATTACGATGAAAGCCCGCAATTGCCGTTTGGTTATCCTACTATGATTTTGATCGCCCTCCTGCCACCGCTGTGGTTTTCGATGATGAACAAGCGACTCGAATCGTGGCAGCAGGCTGCCGTACCGTCTATCAGTTAA
- a CDS encoding LemA family protein, with amino-acid sequence MKNLVLGLSVLLLAVLLGACTGKPSEHLTSYTKIDSLTDTYLLLKDSMLNTWNRMMYDDNQRIKAMKAILHELKVTRETDDELWQSLNYRIDQLHRIRFTQKTMTNSDVVEEYDFASNSLVTEISALAESIPSYAYNSTLQQLVERLRLADQRIEVHRADYDAAAQAYNQFIDSNKSILKEIDQSATLEKKPLFYSISE; translated from the coding sequence ATGAAGAATCTTGTGTTGGGTTTATCCGTTTTACTGCTGGCTGTCCTGCTGGGGGCCTGCACAGGGAAGCCTTCTGAACATCTTACCAGCTATACAAAGATTGATTCGCTTACCGATACCTACCTGCTGCTGAAGGATAGTATGCTGAATACCTGGAACCGGATGATGTATGATGATAACCAACGCATTAAAGCCATGAAAGCCATCCTGCACGAACTGAAAGTTACCCGCGAAACAGATGATGAACTTTGGCAATCACTTAACTACCGGATTGACCAACTGCACCGTATTCGTTTTACCCAAAAAACCATGACCAACAGCGATGTAGTGGAAGAGTATGACTTTGCTTCTAACTCACTTGTAACCGAAATCAGCGCCCTGGCCGAATCCATTCCTTCGTATGCATATAACAGCACGTTGCAGCAACTGGTTGAACGGTTGCGCCTGGCCGACCAGCGTATTGAAGTTCATCGGGCCGATTACGATGCAGCGGCACAGGCTTATAACCAGTTCATCGATTCCAACAAATCGATTCTGAAAGAGATTGATCAAAGCGCTACGTTGGAAAAGAAACCCCTCTTCTACTCGATTTCCGAATAG
- the paaJ gene encoding phenylacetate-CoA oxygenase subunit PaaJ: MPYTEKQILEWLDEVKDPEIPVLSLVDLGVITGINIKQESVFIEMTPTFVGCPALDMMKSDVLTRLKEKGVTHAEVEISFKKSWSSDRISEKGRRALKQFGLAPPPAGKVLLEDLDILEHVPCPRCNGTNTELKNPFGPTLCRSIHYCNDCREAFEQFKPV, from the coding sequence ATGCCTTATACCGAAAAACAAATTCTGGAGTGGCTTGATGAAGTAAAAGACCCCGAGATACCCGTACTCTCACTGGTCGATTTGGGTGTGATTACCGGAATCAACATAAAACAAGAATCGGTATTTATTGAAATGACACCTACTTTCGTTGGATGCCCTGCATTAGATATGATGAAGAGCGATGTGCTTACCCGGTTGAAGGAAAAAGGTGTGACACATGCCGAAGTTGAAATCAGTTTTAAGAAATCCTGGTCATCCGATAGAATCAGCGAAAAAGGAAGACGTGCATTAAAACAATTCGGACTGGCCCCGCCACCTGCAGGCAAGGTGCTGCTTGAAGACCTGGACATACTGGAGCATGTGCCCTGCCCGCGCTGCAACGGCACAAACACCGAGCTTAAAAATCCGTTCGGGCCAACCTTGTGCCGATCCATTCACTACTGCAACGACTGCCGGGAAGCATTTGAACAGTTTAAACCGGTATAA
- the paaC gene encoding phenylacetate-CoA oxygenase subunit PaaC, producing MNNAALKELLYKMADDQLILGHRNSEWTGMGPLLEEDIAFSSMAQDKIGQSHALYQLLHQLGEQEPDTVAFTRNAGQFHNCILVELPNGEYDFSLIRHFLYDTAEALRFEMLTRSSYKPLAELAVKVRAELRYHTLHANTWVKQLGSATEESVSRLQLALQQALPHALGIFEPSPYEQDLITQGIFGGEDILQEKWMKQIDLVLSQTQLSLPDWKLLKPVYGGRLGKHSEHLQPLLDEMSEVFGIDPTAEW from the coding sequence ATGAACAACGCTGCATTAAAGGAGCTGCTTTATAAAATGGCCGATGATCAGCTCATCCTCGGCCACCGAAACTCCGAATGGACCGGCATGGGGCCCTTGCTTGAAGAAGACATTGCCTTCTCCAGCATGGCCCAGGATAAGATCGGGCAAAGCCATGCGTTGTATCAGTTGCTTCACCAGTTGGGCGAACAGGAACCGGACACCGTGGCCTTTACCCGCAATGCCGGCCAGTTTCATAATTGCATATTGGTTGAACTACCTAATGGCGAATACGATTTCAGCCTGATCAGGCATTTTCTCTATGATACAGCCGAGGCCCTGCGCTTCGAAATGCTTACCCGTTCATCGTATAAACCGCTGGCTGAACTGGCCGTAAAAGTCCGTGCTGAATTGCGTTACCACACACTGCACGCCAACACCTGGGTAAAACAACTGGGCAGCGCTACCGAAGAAAGCGTTAGTCGGCTGCAGCTTGCATTACAACAAGCCTTGCCCCATGCATTGGGTATTTTTGAACCCTCACCGTACGAACAAGATCTGATAACGCAGGGAATTTTTGGAGGTGAAGATATTTTACAGGAAAAATGGATGAAGCAGATTGACCTGGTACTCAGCCAAACTCAATTAAGTCTGCCTGATTGGAAACTACTTAAACCTGTTTATGGTGGCCGCCTGGGTAAGCACAGCGAACACCTGCAGCCCTTGCTCGATGAAATGAGTGAAGTATTCGGCATTGATCCAACTGCGGAGTGGTAA
- a CDS encoding phenylacetic acid degradation b, whose protein sequence is MKSLDPRVNRLPKVGQPGQVEPKAPLDQLGTFEVFVQAKEGKPFQHEGIVHAPDSELAFVLAKEAFTRRFTCVSLYVADTRHVYVSAMTDGNTSAWDFINLIEQQPGDKVSYEIYCLLRRGKQHQHAGTVQAANPAEAMSEARKLYGSKLVYNVWAIRTADIRFTSPEEKELWLTLPEKKFRDASDYKGGDKLKEFLERTKV, encoded by the coding sequence ATGAAGTCGCTTGACCCACGCGTAAACCGGTTGCCGAAAGTAGGCCAGCCCGGCCAGGTTGAACCGAAAGCACCGCTCGACCAGCTCGGCACCTTTGAGGTATTTGTACAGGCAAAAGAAGGAAAACCCTTTCAGCATGAAGGCATCGTGCATGCCCCCGATTCAGAGCTGGCTTTTGTACTGGCCAAAGAGGCTTTCACCAGACGCTTCACCTGTGTTTCGCTGTATGTGGCCGATACACGCCATGTGTATGTTTCAGCCATGACAGATGGAAACACAAGCGCATGGGATTTTATCAACCTGATAGAACAGCAGCCGGGAGATAAAGTTTCGTATGAAATATACTGTTTACTGAGGCGCGGCAAGCAACATCAGCACGCGGGCACCGTACAAGCCGCCAATCCGGCCGAAGCCATGAGTGAAGCCAGGAAACTTTATGGTTCCAAACTGGTTTATAATGTATGGGCCATCCGCACAGCCGACATCCGGTTTACCTCGCCCGAAGAAAAGGAACTGTGGCTTACCCTGCCCGAGAAAAAATTCAGGGATGCCTCGGATTATAAAGGCGGTGATAAGCTCAAAGAATTTCTGGAACGAACTAAAGTTTAA
- the paaA gene encoding 1,2-phenylacetyl-CoA epoxidase subunit A — translation MYGGGQTFEGIKTDSLAQEDPVKLAEFEARIDRGEKIEPTDWMPQLYRKQLIRMIEQHAHSEIIGALPEGTWITRAPGFKRKLSLMAKVQDEVGHAQLLYSAAETLGKTREQMITDLITGKSKYSNIFNYPAFTWADSCFISWLVDAGAIVNQLANAKGSYGPYCRALDRICAEESFHLKYGHHCVIYLASGTEKQRQMFQEAINRWWTPMMHFFGPSDKISAHTEVLMRWKVKMASNDDMRNQFLDMYVPKIWELGFTIPDPNLKKNTDTGRWEYTEPDWEEFKRVINGDGPCNKERLEVRRIAEERGRWVREALKKPSMAYVTPLA, via the coding sequence ATGTACGGAGGAGGACAAACTTTTGAAGGAATTAAAACCGATAGCCTGGCGCAGGAAGACCCGGTTAAACTGGCCGAGTTTGAAGCCCGCATTGACCGCGGTGAAAAAATCGAGCCCACCGACTGGATGCCGCAGTTGTACCGCAAACAACTCATCCGCATGATTGAGCAACACGCCCACAGCGAAATTATCGGAGCGTTACCCGAAGGCACCTGGATTACCCGCGCTCCGGGCTTTAAGCGCAAACTCTCGTTAATGGCCAAAGTGCAGGACGAAGTAGGCCACGCACAACTGCTTTACAGCGCTGCCGAAACGCTGGGTAAAACGCGCGAACAGATGATTACCGACCTGATTACCGGCAAATCAAAATACTCCAACATCTTTAATTACCCTGCCTTTACCTGGGCCGACTCATGTTTTATTTCGTGGCTGGTAGATGCAGGCGCCATCGTAAACCAACTGGCCAATGCCAAAGGAAGTTACGGCCCCTACTGCCGTGCCCTCGATCGGATTTGTGCCGAAGAATCTTTCCACCTGAAATATGGACATCACTGCGTTATTTACCTGGCTTCCGGCACAGAAAAGCAGCGCCAAATGTTTCAGGAAGCCATTAACCGCTGGTGGACACCGATGATGCATTTCTTCGGCCCATCCGATAAAATTTCGGCCCACACCGAAGTGCTGATGCGCTGGAAGGTGAAAATGGCCTCCAACGATGACATGCGCAACCAGTTCCTTGATATGTATGTGCCAAAAATCTGGGAACTTGGCTTCACCATACCTGATCCGAATCTGAAAAAGAACACGGATACCGGCCGGTGGGAATACACCGAACCCGACTGGGAAGAATTTAAGCGGGTGATAAATGGTGACGGCCCCTGTAACAAAGAACGTCTGGAGGTAAGGCGCATAGCCGAAGAGCGCGGCCGGTGGGTGCGCGAAGCGTTAAAAAAACCAAGCATGGCCTACGTTACGCCTTTAGCGTAA
- a CDS encoding TetR/AcrR family transcriptional regulator has protein sequence MEVTATISRKKQVIRKAAELFREKGYAAASMRDLAQKLGIEAASLYSHIKSKEEILRTLCFDMAAEFRASLNAVEKMKASASEKLRSGIEGHVRVMARDLTASAVFMNEHRHLSQPYLRDFLLLRINYINRFKKIIEEGVQSGEFKKDIDTKLSVMTLFSSLNWMPLWYSPENSIAPEALGKQLADMLINGLKKN, from the coding sequence ATGGAAGTTACTGCAACGATATCGCGTAAAAAGCAGGTTATCCGTAAAGCGGCTGAGCTTTTCAGGGAGAAAGGCTATGCCGCGGCCTCCATGCGCGACCTTGCCCAGAAACTGGGCATTGAAGCAGCCAGCCTGTATTCGCACATCAAATCGAAGGAAGAAATCCTCCGCACGCTGTGTTTCGATATGGCAGCCGAATTCCGCGCTTCGCTTAATGCTGTAGAGAAAATGAAAGCCTCGGCCAGCGAAAAACTGCGTAGCGGTATTGAAGGCCACGTGCGGGTAATGGCCCGCGACCTGACTGCCTCGGCCGTTTTCATGAACGAACACCGCCACCTCAGCCAGCCTTATCTGCGCGATTTCCTGCTGCTGCGCATCAACTACATCAACCGGTTTAAAAAAATCATTGAAGAGGGTGTGCAATCTGGCGAATTTAAAAAAGACATTGACACCAAGCTTTCTGTTATGACCTTGTTTTCATCATTAAACTGGATGCCCCTGTGGTACAGTCCGGAGAACTCCATTGCACCGGAAGCCCTGGGCAAACAGCTTGCCGATATGCTGATAAACGGATTAAAGAAGAACTAA
- a CDS encoding sigma-70 family RNA polymerase sigma factor, producing MEFTIYRAQEEQLIKGCIRRERSAQQSLYNRYSAKMYALCYRYVKDSMDAEDVLVTAFTKIFERIEQYKGEGSFEGWIRKVVVNEALTFLRRNRSMYLETDLEAADREPDYNIISNHLEAEDLLQLIQQLPTGYRIVFNMYAIDGYSHKEIADQLGISENTSKSQLSRARSYLQKLLADMDGLNHNHHHHESAT from the coding sequence ATGGAGTTTACTATTTACCGGGCACAGGAAGAACAGCTGATTAAGGGGTGCATCAGGCGCGAGCGGAGCGCCCAGCAATCCCTTTACAACCGCTATTCTGCCAAAATGTATGCTCTATGTTATCGCTATGTAAAGGACAGTATGGATGCCGAAGACGTGCTGGTAACTGCCTTTACAAAGATATTTGAACGCATTGAACAATATAAAGGTGAAGGAAGTTTTGAAGGATGGATTCGCAAGGTAGTGGTAAATGAAGCGCTCACCTTTTTGCGCAGAAACCGGTCGATGTACCTTGAAACTGATTTGGAAGCGGCTGACCGTGAGCCAGACTATAACATAATAAGCAACCACCTGGAAGCGGAAGACCTGCTGCAACTAATCCAGCAATTACCCACGGGCTATCGAATTGTATTCAACATGTATGCCATTGACGGGTACTCGCATAAAGAAATAGCCGACCAATTGGGAATAAGCGAAAACACCTCCAAGTCGCAGTTGAGCCGGGCGCGCTCATACCTTCAAAAATTATTGGCCGACATGGATGGCCTTAACCATAACCACCACCACCATGAATCAGCAACTTGA